In one window of Phoenix dactylifera cultivar Barhee BC4 unplaced genomic scaffold, palm_55x_up_171113_PBpolish2nd_filt_p 000171F, whole genome shotgun sequence DNA:
- the LOC120105018 gene encoding 2-keto-3-deoxy-L-rhamnonate aldolase-like, with protein MIESPGATELAVSFCCFPPRGVRGSADTVVRASAYGIDDGYLARVDEELLVMCQVETAAGLAEIEAIAGVEGVDVVQMDLGASMGHLWDLRDAMKEAERKLGGI; from the coding sequence ATGATCGAGTCCCCCGGCGCCACCGAGCTCGCCGTCTCATTCTGCTGTTTCCCGCCGCGCGGCGTCCGCGGGTCCGCCGACACAGTGGTGCGCGCCTCCGCCTACGGCATCGACGATGGCTACCTGGCGCGGGTTGACGAGGAGCTGCTGGTGATGTGCCAGGTGGAGACGGCGGCGGGGCTGGCGGAGATCGAGGCAATCGCCGGCGTCGAGGGGGTCGACGTGGTGCAGATGGATCTGGGCGCGAGCATGGGGCATCTGTGGGATCTGAGGGATGCGATGAAGGAGGCGGAGAGGAAATTGGGAGGAATCTGA
- the LOC120105021 gene encoding uncharacterized protein LOC120105021: MGLLFLAMTFSPLSTHPLKNYSPSPLLPSTGRSKPLPLAALPLQPRESQLRPGSVAGSGSGSREGRCGGSGGRIRWYWLRIWRRTPLVWLRIFVRVLVDGELLEREDQGGEPLPQRFSFRFGR, from the exons ATGGGGCTCCTTTTCCTTGCCATGACCTTCTCCCCCCTCTCCACCCACCCCTTGAAAAACTACTCTCCATCGCCTCTTCTCCCCTCCACGGGCCGCTCAAAACCCCTCCCCCTCGCCGCCCTCCCGCTCCAGCCACGAGAAAGCCAGCTCCGCCCCGGCTCGGTCGCCGGATCCGGCAGCGGAAGTAGGGAGGGGAGGTGCGGAGGGTCTGGTGGCCGGATCCGGTGGTATTGGTTGCGGATCTGGCGGCGGACTCCTCTCGTTTGGTTGCGCATCTTTGTTCGGGTTCTTGTTGATGGGGAACTGCTGGAGCGCGAGGATCAAGGCGGAGAGCCCCTGCCACAGCGCTTCAGCTTCAG ATTTGGGCGGTGA
- the LOC120105022 gene encoding NDR1/HIN1-like protein 1: MSGKDCGNHGGYWPCKRHKVFRRLFACFLCLIIVVLFAILVIWLVLRPSKPRFNLQDATVTNFNLAAPNLLSFTVQITIGSRNPNDRIGIYYDRLDVYADYKGQQITAATALPTGYQGHDDFSVWSPYLYGNNVPLAQYLAVAVDQDESAGFILIYFKIDGRLRWKVGTWISGNYHIDVNCPAFFTVNSTKEFQFQKTTSCSVDV, from the coding sequence ATGTCAGGCAAGGACTGCGGCAACCACGGCGGGTACTGGCCATGTAAGCGGCACAAGGTGTTCCGCCGCCTGTTTGCCTGCTTCCTGTGCCTCATCATCGTGGTGCTCTTCGCGATCCTGGTCATCTGGCTGGTCCTCCGTCCGTCGAAGCCCAGGTTCAACCTCCAGGACGCCACCGTCACCAACTTCAACCTCGCGGCTCCCAATTTACTCTCCTTCACCGTCCAGATCACCATCGGCTCCCGCAACCCCAACGACCGCATCGGCATCTACTATGACCGCCTCGACGTCTACGCCGACTACAAGGGCCAGCAGATCACCGCCGCCACCGCCCTTCCCACCGGCTACCAGGGCCACGACGACTTCAGCGTCTGGTCCCCCTACCTCTACGGCAACAACGTCCCCCTCGCCCAGTACCTCGCCGTCGCCGTCGACCAGGACGAGTCCGCCGGATTCATACTCATCTATTTCAAGATCGACGGCAGGCTCCGGTGGAAGGTCGGCACCTGGATCTCCGGCAACTACCACATCGACGTCAACTGCCCCGCCTTCTTCACCGTCAACTCCACCAAGGAATTCCAGTTCCAGAAGACCACCTCCTGCAGCGTCGACGTCTGA